A portion of the Wolbachia endosymbiont of Oedothorax gibbosus genome contains these proteins:
- a CDS encoding DUF6290 family protein: protein MANSGVNISEKVLKDLARLAKVKNQSVQELAEQFIQEAIENEEDMAIAKLAVQRDTRNAKFIRHEDINW, encoded by the coding sequence ATGGCAAATTCAGGCGTTAATATTAGTGAAAAAGTTTTAAAAGATCTTGCTCGTCTAGCTAAAGTAAAAAACCAATCAGTTCAAGAGCTAGCAGAGCAGTTTATACAAGAAGCAATTGAAAATGAAGAAGATATGGCGATAGCCAAACTCGCTGTTCAACGCGACACTCGAAATGCAAAATTCATTAGGCATGAAGACATCAACTGGTGA
- a CDS encoding glycosyltransferase family 4 protein: MQHTVPNSTKIIWITQSPTEQNFVETQDNLEIRYISRIKAKKELNIVDFSYIIEKEVMKLVNKIKYRLPKYIVAIEAPEWEGLLSNYYRAESDKNILKITRIHTPLAVTAELNDLKLDEIKTLQMQKEHKQMLNSNILSAPTNYIYNLTQEKVLKNQGLGIPHIIVPNPIDVNHFSKINNTRAEAVDLFKKYTKCPINPDDFNIFIVGSVEKRKGVEIFIETIPLIINQIPNAHFYFIGHCKENSSSLTANNKFSAEGLLSRFDDKTKHHVHIAGYINHDLMPKIMQAGDLFLICYLGDNFPGVLIEVGLSKRPVIALLKGGIPEMVRDSGKNTLCLTINGNTINEIAKECVSKILEFYKAKEALNLTEHFYQHLLKEFSGTKIISTLKAFYKSRIDSNLSLAK, encoded by the coding sequence TTGCAACATACTGTACCAAATTCAACAAAAATTATTTGGATCACTCAATCGCCTACTGAACAAAATTTCGTTGAAACACAGGATAATTTAGAAATACGTTACATAAGTAGAATTAAGGCTAAAAAAGAGTTAAATATTGTAGATTTCAGTTATATAATTGAAAAAGAAGTGATGAAATTAGTAAATAAAATTAAGTATAGACTTCCAAAGTATATTGTTGCTATAGAAGCTCCCGAATGGGAGGGGTTATTATCGAATTATTATAGGGCTGAAAGTGATAAGAACATATTAAAAATTACCAGGATACATACACCCCTTGCAGTAACAGCAGAATTAAATGACTTAAAACTTGATGAAATAAAAACGTTACAGATGCAAAAAGAACATAAACAAATGCTAAATAGTAATATCCTTTCTGCACCTACAAATTACATTTATAATTTAACTCAAGAAAAAGTCCTTAAAAATCAAGGGTTAGGAATTCCTCACATTATTGTACCAAATCCAATTGATGTAAATCATTTTTCTAAAATAAATAATACTAGAGCAGAAGCTGTTGATTTATTTAAAAAATATACTAAATGTCCAATCAATCCTGATGATTTTAATATATTTATTGTAGGGAGTGTAGAAAAAAGAAAAGGGGTTGAGATATTCATTGAGACAATACCCTTAATAATAAATCAAATACCTAATGCTCATTTTTATTTCATTGGACACTGTAAGGAGAATAGCAGTAGTTTAACAGCTAATAATAAATTTTCTGCCGAAGGGCTGCTATCAAGATTTGATGATAAGACAAAGCATCACGTTCATATAGCTGGTTACATAAATCACGATTTAATGCCAAAAATTATGCAGGCAGGGGATCTTTTCCTTATATGTTATTTAGGTGATAATTTTCCTGGTGTATTAATCGAGGTAGGGTTGTCGAAACGTCCTGTCATTGCTTTATTAAAAGGAGGGATTCCCGAAATGGTGAGAGATTCAGGCAAGAATACTTTATGTTTAACCATTAACGGAAATACTATTAATGAAATTGCAAAAGAATGTGTTTCAAAAATATTAGAATTTTATAAAGCCAAAGAAGCATTAAATTTAACTGAACATTTTTATCAACATCTTTTAAAAGAATTTTCGGGTACAAAGATTATTTCAACTTTAAAAGCTTTTTATAAAAGCAGAATTGATTCAAACTTATCCTTAGCAAAATAG
- a CDS encoding type II toxin-antitoxin system RelE family toxin — protein MKTSTGDNYLICYEENVVHKDIPNLPKTIWARIKEIVKERLTLSPEKAGDPLLGEFKGHRRIRTGDYRLIYRVIKSERIVIITAIEHREYIYGD, from the coding sequence ATGAAGACATCAACTGGTGATAATTACTTAATCTGTTATGAGGAAAATGTAGTTCATAAAGATATTCCAAACCTTCCTAAGACAATATGGGCAAGGATAAAAGAAATCGTAAAAGAGCGCCTTACACTTTCTCCTGAGAAGGCAGGGGATCCCTTGCTTGGTGAATTCAAAGGACACCGTAGAATACGAACAGGTGATTACCGCTTGATCTATCGAGTAATTAAATCAGAACGTATAGTAATAATTACTGCAATAGAGCATAGAGAATACATTTACGGAGATTAA